A stretch of Gymnodinialimonas phycosphaerae DNA encodes these proteins:
- a CDS encoding KAP family P-loop NTPase fold protein translates to MTKKTFDDDHLGFEALGETFTKLVQSMEGPKVISIEAGFGRGKTFFRKRWAGQLREAGEVVVEIDARQSDHSGDPVVTFIGALVGALGEPDGARAKKFWDETKKWGGVAARSVGGMVMGKAVDGVIEAADGILTDDDTPDLLDDLVEGAGEGLSKAAKKMIGAQLAAEKARQELPAQLKGLLEALTEGKPNKRVVILIDELDRCHPDYAIQLLESMKLVFDEKGYVFVLMVNAEHLERIAAHRFVGWHDEKDDAAREPYLDKFVDMRLTLPAPEEKIAEAARAFAMELPKPDVPFGEGPEFTIERAAQVAADLAPLSGLSMRQIKGVLLRVELAVRAYQGLPVDVPLLVWLGFVNAVDGPRFAANEALLRARIHPDIGEEIERNVRQAAVGEDWENDVEKHIRPAMEHFVARHCMELSELSEQRYRLPAQLRLGDLLNTTAIVFSLAPWYIPRHQSMLDHVHSLVAG, encoded by the coding sequence ATGACTAAGAAAACCTTTGATGACGACCACCTGGGGTTTGAGGCCCTGGGAGAGACCTTCACCAAGCTGGTGCAGTCGATGGAGGGGCCGAAGGTCATCTCCATCGAGGCTGGGTTCGGACGGGGCAAGACGTTCTTTCGCAAGCGTTGGGCCGGGCAATTGCGCGAGGCGGGCGAGGTCGTGGTGGAGATTGACGCGCGGCAGTCGGACCACTCGGGCGATCCGGTGGTGACGTTCATCGGGGCGTTGGTGGGGGCATTGGGGGAGCCTGATGGCGCGCGGGCCAAAAAATTCTGGGACGAAACCAAGAAGTGGGGCGGGGTTGCAGCGCGGTCCGTTGGCGGCATGGTCATGGGTAAGGCCGTGGACGGCGTGATCGAGGCGGCGGACGGCATTCTAACTGATGATGACACGCCGGACTTGTTGGACGATCTGGTCGAGGGCGCGGGCGAAGGGTTGTCGAAAGCCGCCAAGAAGATGATCGGCGCGCAATTGGCGGCAGAGAAGGCGCGGCAGGAGTTGCCCGCGCAGCTCAAGGGCCTGCTGGAGGCTTTGACCGAGGGGAAACCCAATAAGCGCGTGGTGATCCTGATTGACGAATTGGACCGCTGCCACCCCGACTATGCGATTCAGTTATTGGAATCGATGAAGCTGGTGTTCGATGAGAAGGGCTATGTCTTCGTGCTCATGGTGAACGCCGAGCATCTGGAGCGCATCGCGGCGCATCGGTTTGTGGGGTGGCACGACGAGAAGGACGACGCGGCGCGGGAGCCGTATTTGGACAAGTTCGTGGACATGCGGCTGACGTTGCCCGCGCCGGAGGAGAAGATTGCCGAGGCGGCACGGGCCTTTGCGATGGAGTTGCCGAAGCCGGACGTACCGTTCGGCGAGGGGCCGGAGTTTACGATTGAGCGTGCGGCTCAGGTGGCGGCGGATCTCGCGCCACTGAGCGGGCTGTCGATGCGGCAGATCAAGGGGGTGTTGTTGCGGGTGGAATTGGCGGTGCGGGCGTATCAGGGGTTGCCAGTGGATGTGCCGTTGTTGGTTTGGTTGGGGTTTGTGAACGCTGTTGATGGACCACGATTTGCAGCCAACGAAGCCCTCCTTCGCGCACGTATCCATCCTGATATTGGCGAAGAAATTGAGAGGAATGTTCGGCAGGCTGCCGTTGGTGAAGACTGGGAAAACGATGTGGAGAAACATATCCGTCCCGCGATGGAACATTTCGTTGCACGTCATTGCATGGAATTGAGCGAACTATCCGAACAAAGATATCGCCTTCCTGCACAACTTCGGCTTGGCGATTTGCTCAACACGACTGCAATAGTGTTTAGCCTCGCCCCTTGGTACATCCCCAGGCACCAATCCATGCTCGATCACGTCCATAGCCTCGTCGCTGGCTAG
- a CDS encoding (d)CMP kinase, with product MRFTVAIDGPAAAGKGTIGRAVADHFGFAHLDTGLLYRAVGARMLRGERAEDAALALTPEDLADPDALRAPDVAQAASKVAVIPEVRDALLAFQRAFAHRIGGAVLDGRDIGTVICPRAEVKLFVTASAEVRAKRRLDELMGRGLEAEYDTVLADVRARDARDTERATAPMIAADDALTLDTSEMSAEAAIAAAIAAVQSRKNA from the coding sequence ATGAGGTTTACAGTCGCCATTGATGGGCCCGCCGCGGCGGGCAAGGGAACGATCGGGCGCGCGGTCGCCGATCACTTCGGGTTTGCACATCTGGATACGGGGCTTTTGTACCGTGCCGTGGGGGCGCGCATGTTGCGGGGCGAGCGGGCCGAAGATGCCGCCCTTGCCCTGACGCCCGAGGATCTGGCCGATCCCGACGCCCTGCGCGCGCCCGATGTGGCGCAGGCCGCCTCCAAGGTCGCGGTGATCCCCGAGGTGCGCGATGCCCTGCTGGCGTTCCAGCGCGCCTTTGCCCACCGCATCGGCGGCGCGGTTCTGGACGGGCGCGACATCGGCACCGTCATCTGCCCCCGTGCCGAGGTGAAGCTGTTCGTGACCGCCAGCGCCGAAGTGCGCGCGAAGCGCCGCTTGGACGAGCTGATGGGTCGCGGGCTTGAGGCCGAATACGACACCGTTCTGGCCGATGTCCGCGCCCGCGATGCCCGCGACACGGAACGCGCCACGGCGCCGATGATCGCCGCCGACGATGCCCTGACGCTCGACACCAGCGAAATGTCTGCGGAGGCTGCGATTGCGGCCGCGATTGCCGCCGTTCAGTCCAGAAAAAATGCGTGA
- the rpsA gene encoding 30S ribosomal protein S1 gives MATASMEEFEALLNESFEIDTPDEGSVVMGKVIAIEAGQAIIDVGYKMEGRVELKEFANPGEAPNINVGDQVEVFLRNVENARGEAVLSHEMARREAAWDRLEKAYAAEDRVEGAIFGRVKGGFTVDLGGAVAFLPGSQVDVRPVRDAGPLMGLKQPFQILKMDRRRGNIVVSRRAILEESRAEQRAEVIGKLNEGDVVDGVVKNITEYGAFVDLGGVDGLLHVTDMAWRRVNDPKEILTIGETVKVQVIKVNKETHRISLGMKQLQDDPWDAVAAKYALDTVHTGRVTNITDYGAFVELEAGVEGLVHVSEMSWTKKNVHPGKIVSTSQEVEVMVLEIDTVKRRVSLGLKQTQRNPWEVFAESHPEGTQVEGEVKNITEFGLFVGLEGEIDGMVHLSDLTWEGRGEDMIGEFRKGDIVKAVVTEVDTDKERISLSIKAVDGDPFGETIEGVKRGSIITVEVTAIEEGGIEVDYEGMKSFIRRSDLSRDRSEQRPERFQVGDKLDVRVTNIDAKSRRLGLSIKAREIAEEKEAVEQFGSSDSGASLGDILGAALKQDD, from the coding sequence ATGGCAACAGCATCAATGGAGGAATTCGAAGCCCTCCTTAACGAAAGCTTCGAAATCGACACGCCGGACGAAGGCTCGGTGGTCATGGGCAAGGTTATCGCAATCGAAGCGGGCCAAGCCATCATCGACGTCGGCTACAAGATGGAAGGCCGTGTCGAGCTTAAAGAATTTGCGAATCCCGGCGAAGCACCCAACATCAATGTGGGTGACCAGGTCGAAGTGTTCTTGCGCAACGTCGAGAACGCCCGGGGCGAGGCCGTGCTGTCGCACGAAATGGCCCGCCGCGAAGCCGCCTGGGACCGTCTGGAGAAGGCCTATGCCGCAGAAGACCGTGTCGAAGGCGCGATCTTTGGCCGCGTGAAGGGTGGTTTCACCGTGGATCTGGGTGGCGCGGTTGCGTTCTTGCCGGGTTCGCAGGTCGATGTCCGTCCCGTCCGCGATGCGGGTCCGCTGATGGGCCTCAAGCAGCCGTTCCAGATCCTGAAGATGGACCGTCGCCGGGGCAACATCGTTGTCTCGCGCCGTGCGATCCTTGAAGAGTCCCGTGCCGAGCAGCGCGCCGAGGTGATCGGCAAGCTGAACGAGGGCGACGTCGTGGACGGCGTGGTCAAGAACATCACTGAGTACGGCGCCTTCGTCGACCTGGGCGGTGTGGACGGCCTGCTGCACGTGACCGACATGGCATGGCGCCGCGTCAACGACCCCAAGGAGATCCTGACCATTGGCGAGACCGTCAAGGTGCAGGTGATCAAGGTCAACAAAGAGACGCACCGCATCAGCCTTGGCATGAAGCAGTTGCAGGACGACCCGTGGGATGCCGTCGCGGCCAAGTACGCGCTGGATACCGTCCACACGGGCCGCGTGACGAACATCACCGATTACGGTGCGTTTGTTGAGCTGGAAGCCGGTGTTGAGGGCCTCGTGCACGTGTCCGAGATGTCCTGGACCAAGAAGAACGTACATCCGGGCAAGATCGTTTCCACTTCGCAGGAAGTTGAAGTGATGGTGCTGGAGATCGACACCGTGAAGCGTCGCGTCTCGCTTGGCCTCAAGCAAACCCAGCGCAACCCCTGGGAAGTGTTCGCCGAGAGCCATCCCGAGGGCACGCAGGTTGAAGGTGAAGTCAAGAACATCACCGAGTTTGGTCTGTTCGTGGGTCTTGAAGGCGAGATCGACGGCATGGTCCACCTGTCCGACCTGACGTGGGAAGGCCGTGGCGAAGACATGATCGGTGAGTTCCGCAAGGGCGACATCGTGAAGGCCGTCGTCACCGAGGTCGACACCGACAAGGAGCGCATTTCGCTGTCCATCAAGGCAGTTGACGGCGATCCCTTCGGCGAGACCATCGAAGGCGTCAAGCGCGGCTCGATCATCACCGTCGAAGTGACGGCGATCGAAGAGGGCGGCATCGAGGTGGATTACGAAGGCATGAAGTCCTTCATCCGTCGTTCCGACCTGTCGCGTGACCGGTCCGAGCAGCGCCCCGAGCGTTTCCAGGTTGGCGACAAGCTGGACGTCCGCGTCACCAACATCGACGCCAAGTCCCGCCGTCTGGGTCTGTCGATCAAGGCGCGTGAGATCGCGGAAGAGAAAGAGGCCGTGGAACAGTTCGGCTCCTCTGACTCCGGTGCATCGCTGGGCGATATCCTTGGCGCGGCGCTGAAGCAGGACGACTGA
- a CDS encoding CopD family protein has protein sequence MTLYDIAKTVHIVSVIVWIAGMTVAAMSLRTPSPAALPAITAFDRRVTTPAMLLVWVFGLTIAIQGGWFGQPWLSAKIFLVLILSGLHGMITGRLRRKAWENGSHPDKATRYVFPAGLCLVALVVLLVVTKAI, from the coding sequence ATGACGCTTTATGACATCGCAAAAACCGTTCACATCGTCTCGGTGATTGTCTGGATTGCAGGCATGACCGTGGCCGCCATGAGCCTGCGCACCCCGTCGCCCGCGGCGCTTCCCGCGATCACCGCCTTTGATCGCCGGGTCACAACGCCCGCGATGTTGCTGGTCTGGGTGTTCGGCTTGACCATCGCGATCCAGGGGGGCTGGTTCGGCCAACCCTGGTTGTCGGCGAAGATCTTTCTGGTGTTGATCCTGTCGGGTCTTCACGGGATGATCACAGGACGCTTGCGCCGCAAGGCGTGGGAAAACGGGTCGCACCCGGACAAGGCGACACGGTACGTATTTCCTGCGGGTTTGTGCCTTGTGGCGTTGGTCGTGCTTTTGGTCGTCACCAAGGCGATCTGA
- a CDS encoding ArsR/SmtB family transcription factor, with protein MIRSDTLLPQLQALANPVRLWIVARLHQHGPHYVSELARAAGISRPLLKMHLRKLEDAQLVTSKTGTADNGKSANFFQIVSFDLPLTPAAIADTQAGSESPATRKDGDFDA; from the coding sequence ATGATCCGTTCTGACACACTCCTTCCTCAGCTACAGGCCTTGGCCAATCCGGTGCGTTTGTGGATCGTGGCCCGCCTTCATCAGCACGGCCCGCACTACGTGAGCGAGCTTGCCCGCGCGGCGGGTATCAGCCGCCCTTTGCTGAAAATGCACTTGCGCAAGCTGGAGGACGCGCAACTTGTGACCAGCAAGACGGGCACGGCGGACAACGGCAAGTCTGCCAACTTTTTCCAGATCGTGTCCTTCGATCTCCCCCTGACACCTGCGGCGATTGCCGACACACAAGCAGGGTCCGAGTCCCCTGCCACCCGAAAAGATGGAGACTTTGATGCTTGA
- a CDS encoding ADP-ribosylglycohydrolase family protein — protein sequence MSLNPLTLGALVADAAAMGLHWIYDQQQIARVAPHEPEFRQPSLAHYDNVKGYYAHPTRRSGDQSQYGEQVLVMHRSLVDGAYDHAAYARAFHNHFGYGGAYVGYIDRATRESLNNAIGVEDLTTAKGSDDVQLPAIAKLPPLVAAMLDAPDKAFFAAVDSAVAVTNENETSREYGRIAAAMMRAAGRGASAEEVVAAGRAQAGSEAAALIDEAAGMTGTSSNPVAEHFGMACYLTSGLPVVVHNILLSQSFAEAVRRNIYAGGDTCGRAILLGAVMGALHGEGTETGIPQKWVGYLTADLSG from the coding sequence CGCCCGCGTCGCCCCGCACGAGCCCGAGTTCCGCCAGCCCTCGCTCGCCCATTACGACAACGTCAAAGGCTACTACGCCCATCCCACGCGCCGCTCCGGCGACCAGTCGCAATACGGAGAGCAGGTCCTTGTGATGCACCGCTCGCTTGTGGACGGGGCCTATGACCACGCGGCTTACGCCCGCGCCTTCCACAACCATTTCGGCTATGGCGGGGCCTATGTGGGCTACATTGACCGCGCCACCCGTGAAAGCCTCAACAACGCCATCGGGGTGGAGGATCTGACGACCGCCAAGGGATCAGACGATGTGCAACTGCCCGCCATCGCCAAACTGCCGCCGCTGGTCGCCGCGATGCTGGACGCCCCGGATAAGGCGTTTTTCGCCGCCGTCGACAGCGCCGTCGCCGTCACCAACGAGAACGAGACATCGCGTGAATATGGCCGCATCGCCGCCGCCATGATGCGCGCCGCAGGGCGCGGCGCGTCCGCCGAAGAGGTCGTTGCCGCAGGCCGTGCGCAAGCCGGGTCCGAGGCCGCCGCCCTGATCGATGAGGCGGCGGGAATGACAGGCACCTCCTCCAACCCCGTGGCCGAACACTTTGGCATGGCCTGCTATCTGACGTCAGGCCTCCCCGTGGTCGTGCACAACATCCTGTTGTCCCAAAGCTTCGCCGAGGCCGTGCGCCGCAACATCTACGCCGGCGGCGACACCTGCGGCCGCGCGATCCTTCTGGGCGCCGTCATGGGTGCGTTGCATGGGGAAGGGACCGAAACGGGCATCCCGCAAAAATGGGTGGGGTATCTGACGGCGGATCTCAGCGGCTGA
- a CDS encoding DUF3817 domain-containing protein: MTGAQELRYAAFAEAVTLASLICIAMPLKRLADIPAATSIMGPIHGIVFLFFIWIVIRSWAEGLVNGWGAGRLVLGAMIPFAGFVNERWLARGFAGEDT; the protein is encoded by the coding sequence ATGACCGGCGCGCAAGAGCTGCGCTATGCTGCCTTCGCAGAGGCGGTCACGCTGGCGTCGCTGATCTGCATCGCCATGCCGCTCAAACGACTGGCTGATATCCCCGCCGCGACCTCGATCATGGGGCCGATCCACGGGATCGTCTTCCTGTTTTTCATCTGGATCGTGATCCGATCCTGGGCGGAAGGGCTGGTCAACGGCTGGGGGGCGGGTCGGCTGGTTCTGGGGGCGATGATCCCGTTCGCGGGGTTCGTCAACGAAAGATGGCTGGCCCGAGGGTTCGCAGGTGAGGACACATGA
- the aroA gene encoding 3-phosphoshikimate 1-carboxyvinyltransferase yields the protein MSSHGDPKPMTSRKGGALKGVAEVPGDKSISHRSLIFGAMAVGETRVTGLLEGQDVLDTASAMRAFGAQVTREDDGTWSIHGVGVGGFAEPEDVLDCGNSGTGVRLLMGAMATTPISVTFTGDASLRSRPMARVTDPLALFGTQAYGRAQGRLPMTLVGAAQPMPVRYATPVPSAQVKSAVLLAGLNAPGETVVIEAEATRDHSERMLAGFGATISTEVTDEGRVITLQGQPELRPQVIAVPRDPSSAAFPVCAALITEGSDVLVPNIGLNPTRAGLFETLRDMGADLTYENPREEGGEPVADLRARFSPNMKGIEVPPERAASMIDEYPILSIVAANAEGQTVMRGVKELRVKESDRIAAMADGLRLNGIEVEDGPDWWIVHGRGPGGVAGGATVATHLDHRIAMSFLCAGFASQKGITIDDCGPIATSFPIFEPLMKALGARLELSNR from the coding sequence ATGTCCAGCCATGGTGATCCCAAACCGATGACATCCCGCAAGGGGGGAGCCCTGAAGGGCGTGGCGGAGGTGCCGGGCGACAAGTCGATCTCGCACCGGTCTTTGATCTTCGGCGCCATGGCCGTTGGCGAGACCCGCGTGACGGGGCTTCTGGAGGGGCAGGACGTGTTGGACACGGCCAGTGCCATGCGGGCGTTCGGGGCGCAGGTCACGCGCGAGGATGACGGAACCTGGTCGATCCATGGTGTCGGCGTCGGTGGCTTTGCAGAGCCGGAAGACGTGCTCGATTGCGGTAATTCGGGCACCGGGGTGCGCTTGTTGATGGGCGCGATGGCCACGACGCCGATTTCCGTGACGTTCACCGGCGATGCGTCTTTGCGCTCGCGCCCCATGGCGCGGGTCACGGATCCGTTGGCGCTGTTTGGCACGCAAGCCTATGGACGCGCGCAGGGCCGCTTGCCCATGACCTTGGTCGGTGCGGCGCAGCCGATGCCGGTGCGCTATGCGACGCCGGTGCCCTCGGCGCAGGTCAAATCCGCGGTATTGCTGGCCGGTTTGAATGCCCCCGGTGAGACCGTGGTGATCGAGGCGGAAGCCACGCGCGACCACAGTGAACGGATGCTGGCAGGCTTCGGTGCGACGATCTCCACCGAGGTGACGGATGAGGGCCGGGTGATCACGTTGCAGGGCCAGCCAGAATTGCGCCCGCAGGTCATCGCGGTGCCGCGCGATCCCAGTTCGGCCGCCTTCCCGGTTTGCGCGGCGCTGATCACAGAAGGGTCAGACGTGTTGGTGCCCAACATCGGCCTCAACCCAACGCGGGCGGGTCTGTTCGAGACCCTGCGAGACATGGGCGCGGACCTGACCTACGAGAACCCGCGTGAAGAGGGCGGTGAACCGGTGGCAGATTTGCGCGCGCGTTTCTCGCCCAACATGAAGGGCATCGAGGTACCGCCAGAGCGCGCCGCGAGCATGATTGACGAATATCCTATCCTGTCGATCGTTGCGGCCAATGCCGAAGGGCAAACGGTGATGCGGGGCGTCAAGGAGTTGCGGGTGAAGGAAAGCGACCGGATCGCCGCCATGGCGGACGGCTTACGCCTTAATGGTATCGAGGTTGAGGATGGCCCCGATTGGTGGATCGTTCACGGGCGTGGCCCCGGCGGTGTGGCGGGCGGCGCGACCGTTGCCACCCATCTGGACCACCGCATCGCGATGTCGTTCCTCTGCGCGGGCTTTGCCAGCCAGAAGGGCATCACCATCGATGATTGCGGCCCCATCGCCACCTCTTTCCCGATTTTCGAGCCGCTCATGAAGGCGCTTGGCGCGCGGCTGGAGCTTTCGAACCGCTGA